Proteins from one Panthera leo isolate Ple1 chromosome D1, P.leo_Ple1_pat1.1, whole genome shotgun sequence genomic window:
- the HMBS gene encoding porphobilinogen deaminase isoform X1, with product MSDNGNAAATAEENSPKMRVIRVGTRKSQLARIQTDSVVAVLKALYPGLQFEIVAMSTTGDKILDTALSKIGEKSLFTKELEHALEKNEVDLVVHSLKDLPTVLPPGFTIGAICKRENPYDAVVFHPKFVGKTLETLPEKSVVGTSSLRRAAQLQRKFPHLEFKSIRGNLNTRLRKLDEFQEFSAIILAAAGLQRMGWQHRVGQILHPEECMYAVGQGALGVEVRAKDQDILDLVGVLHDPETLLRCIAERAFLRHLEGGCSVPVAVHTAMKDGQLYLTGGVWSLDGSDSMQETMQATICVTAQHEDGPEDDPQLVGITARNIPRQAQLAAENLGISLASLLLNKGAKNILDVARQLNDAH from the exons ATGTCTGACAATGGCAACGCGGCCGCGACGGCG GAAGAAAACAGCCCAAAGATGAGAGTGATTCGCGTGGGTACCCGAAAAAGCCAG CTGGCTCGCATACAAACAGACAGTGTGGTGGCAGTGCTGAAAGCCTTATACCCAGGCCTGCAGTTTGAAATCG TTGCTATGTCCACCACAGGGGACAAGATTCTTGATACTGCGCTCTCTAAG ATTGGCGAGAAGAGCCTGTTTACCAAGGAGCTGGAACACGCACTGGAAAAGAATGA AGTGGACTTAGTCGTTCACTCCCTGAAGGACCTGCCCACTGTGCTTCCTCCTGGCTTCACCATTGGAGCCATCTGCAA GCGGGAGAACCCCTATGATGCCGTTGTCTTTCACCCAAAATTTGTTGGGAAGACCCTAGAAACCTTGCCAGAGAAGAG TGTGGTGGGAACCAGCTCCCTGCGGAGGGCGGCCCAGCTGCAGAGAAAGTTCCCACACCTGGAGTTCAAGAGCATT CGGGGAAATCTCAACACACGCCTTCGGAAGCTGGATGAATTTCAGGAGTTCAGTGCCATCATCCTGGCTGCAGCTGGCCTGCAGCGCATGGGCTGGCAGCACCGGGTGGGACAG ATACTCCACCCGGAGGAGTGCATGTATGCTGTGGGTCAG GGGGCCCTGGGCGTGGAAGTCCGAGCCAAGGACCAGGACATCCTGGATCTGGTGGGTGTATTGCATGATCCTGAGACCCTGCTTCGCTGCATTGCCGAGCGAGCCTTCCTGAGGCACCTG GAAGGAGGCTGCAGTGTGCCAGTGGCCGTGCATACAGCTATGAAGGATGGGCAA CTGTACCTGACAGGAGGAGTCTGGAGTCTAGACGGCTCAGATAGCATGCAAGAGACCATGCAGGCCACCATTTGTGTCACTGCCCAG CATGAAGATGGCCCAGAGGATGATCCACAGCTGGTGGGGATCACTGCCCGGAACATTCCACGACAAGCCCAGCTGGCTGCTGAGAACCTGGGCATCAGCCTGGCCAGCTTGCTGCtgaacaaaggagccaagaacatcCTGGATGTTGCACGACAGCTTAATGATGCCCACTAA
- the HMBS gene encoding porphobilinogen deaminase isoform X3 — translation MSDNGNAAATAEENSPKMRVIRVGTRKSQLARIQTDSVVAVLKALYPGLQFEIVAMSTTGDKILDTALSKIGEKSLFTKELEHALEKNEVDLVVHSLKDLPTVLPPGFTIGAICKRENPYDAVVFHPKFVGKTLETLPEKSVSAQRGNLNTRLRKLDEFQEFSAIILAAAGLQRMGWQHRVGQILHPEECMYAVGQGALGVEVRAKDQDILDLVGVLHDPETLLRCIAERAFLRHLEGGCSVPVAVHTAMKDGQLYLTGGVWSLDGSDSMQETMQATICVTAQHEDGPEDDPQLVGITARNIPRQAQLAAENLGISLASLLLNKGAKNILDVARQLNDAH, via the exons ATGTCTGACAATGGCAACGCGGCCGCGACGGCG GAAGAAAACAGCCCAAAGATGAGAGTGATTCGCGTGGGTACCCGAAAAAGCCAG CTGGCTCGCATACAAACAGACAGTGTGGTGGCAGTGCTGAAAGCCTTATACCCAGGCCTGCAGTTTGAAATCG TTGCTATGTCCACCACAGGGGACAAGATTCTTGATACTGCGCTCTCTAAG ATTGGCGAGAAGAGCCTGTTTACCAAGGAGCTGGAACACGCACTGGAAAAGAATGA AGTGGACTTAGTCGTTCACTCCCTGAAGGACCTGCCCACTGTGCTTCCTCCTGGCTTCACCATTGGAGCCATCTGCAA GCGGGAGAACCCCTATGATGCCGTTGTCTTTCACCCAAAATTTGTTGGGAAGACCCTAGAAACCTTGCCAGAGAAGAG CGTCTCTGCACAGCGGGGAAATCTCAACACACGCCTTCGGAAGCTGGATGAATTTCAGGAGTTCAGTGCCATCATCCTGGCTGCAGCTGGCCTGCAGCGCATGGGCTGGCAGCACCGGGTGGGACAG ATACTCCACCCGGAGGAGTGCATGTATGCTGTGGGTCAG GGGGCCCTGGGCGTGGAAGTCCGAGCCAAGGACCAGGACATCCTGGATCTGGTGGGTGTATTGCATGATCCTGAGACCCTGCTTCGCTGCATTGCCGAGCGAGCCTTCCTGAGGCACCTG GAAGGAGGCTGCAGTGTGCCAGTGGCCGTGCATACAGCTATGAAGGATGGGCAA CTGTACCTGACAGGAGGAGTCTGGAGTCTAGACGGCTCAGATAGCATGCAAGAGACCATGCAGGCCACCATTTGTGTCACTGCCCAG CATGAAGATGGCCCAGAGGATGATCCACAGCTGGTGGGGATCACTGCCCGGAACATTCCACGACAAGCCCAGCTGGCTGCTGAGAACCTGGGCATCAGCCTGGCCAGCTTGCTGCtgaacaaaggagccaagaacatcCTGGATGTTGCACGACAGCTTAATGATGCCCACTAA
- the HMBS gene encoding porphobilinogen deaminase isoform X2 codes for MRVIRVGTRKSQLARIQTDSVVAVLKALYPGLQFEIVAMSTTGDKILDTALSKIGEKSLFTKELEHALEKNEVDLVVHSLKDLPTVLPPGFTIGAICKRENPYDAVVFHPKFVGKTLETLPEKSVVGTSSLRRAAQLQRKFPHLEFKSIRGNLNTRLRKLDEFQEFSAIILAAAGLQRMGWQHRVGQILHPEECMYAVGQGALGVEVRAKDQDILDLVGVLHDPETLLRCIAERAFLRHLEGGCSVPVAVHTAMKDGQLYLTGGVWSLDGSDSMQETMQATICVTAQHEDGPEDDPQLVGITARNIPRQAQLAAENLGISLASLLLNKGAKNILDVARQLNDAH; via the exons ATGAGAGTGATTCGCGTGGGTACCCGAAAAAGCCAG CTGGCTCGCATACAAACAGACAGTGTGGTGGCAGTGCTGAAAGCCTTATACCCAGGCCTGCAGTTTGAAATCG TTGCTATGTCCACCACAGGGGACAAGATTCTTGATACTGCGCTCTCTAAG ATTGGCGAGAAGAGCCTGTTTACCAAGGAGCTGGAACACGCACTGGAAAAGAATGA AGTGGACTTAGTCGTTCACTCCCTGAAGGACCTGCCCACTGTGCTTCCTCCTGGCTTCACCATTGGAGCCATCTGCAA GCGGGAGAACCCCTATGATGCCGTTGTCTTTCACCCAAAATTTGTTGGGAAGACCCTAGAAACCTTGCCAGAGAAGAG TGTGGTGGGAACCAGCTCCCTGCGGAGGGCGGCCCAGCTGCAGAGAAAGTTCCCACACCTGGAGTTCAAGAGCATT CGGGGAAATCTCAACACACGCCTTCGGAAGCTGGATGAATTTCAGGAGTTCAGTGCCATCATCCTGGCTGCAGCTGGCCTGCAGCGCATGGGCTGGCAGCACCGGGTGGGACAG ATACTCCACCCGGAGGAGTGCATGTATGCTGTGGGTCAG GGGGCCCTGGGCGTGGAAGTCCGAGCCAAGGACCAGGACATCCTGGATCTGGTGGGTGTATTGCATGATCCTGAGACCCTGCTTCGCTGCATTGCCGAGCGAGCCTTCCTGAGGCACCTG GAAGGAGGCTGCAGTGTGCCAGTGGCCGTGCATACAGCTATGAAGGATGGGCAA CTGTACCTGACAGGAGGAGTCTGGAGTCTAGACGGCTCAGATAGCATGCAAGAGACCATGCAGGCCACCATTTGTGTCACTGCCCAG CATGAAGATGGCCCAGAGGATGATCCACAGCTGGTGGGGATCACTGCCCGGAACATTCCACGACAAGCCCAGCTGGCTGCTGAGAACCTGGGCATCAGCCTGGCCAGCTTGCTGCtgaacaaaggagccaagaacatcCTGGATGTTGCACGACAGCTTAATGATGCCCACTAA
- the LOC122199917 gene encoding histone H2AX, giving the protein MSGRGKTGGKARAKAKSRSSRAGLQFPVGRVHRLLRKGHYAERVGAGAPVYLAAVLEYLTAEILELAGNAARDNKKTRIIPRHLQLAIRNDEELNKLLGGVTIAQGGVLPNIQAVLLPKKTSATVGPKAPAGGKKATQASQEY; this is encoded by the coding sequence ATGTCGGGCCGTGGCAAGACGGGCGGCAAGGCCCGAGCCAAGGCCAAATCGCGCTCGTCGCGCGCTGGCCTCCAGTTTCCAGTGGGCCGCGTGCACCGGCTGCTGCGGAAGGGTCACTACGCCGAACGGGTTGGCGCCGGCGCGCCTGTGTACCTGGCGGCCGTGCTGGAGTACCTCACCGCGGAGATCCTGGAGCTGGCGGGCAACGCGGCCCGCGACAACAAGAAGACGCGGATCATCCCCCGCCACCTGCAGCTGGCCATCCGCAACGACGAGGAGCTCAACAAGCTGCTGGGCGGCGTGACGATCGCCCAGGGAGGCGTCCTGCCCAACATCCAGGCCGTGCTGCTGCCCAAGAAAACCAGCGCCACCGTGGGGCCGAAGGCGCCGGCGGGCGGCAAGAAGGCCACCCAGGCCTCTCAGGAGTACTGA
- the DPAGT1 gene encoding UDP-N-acetylglucosamine--dolichyl-phosphate N-acetylglucosaminephosphotransferase has protein sequence MWAFPELPMPLLVNLFGSLLGFVATVTLIPAFRSHFIAARLCGQDLNKIGQQQIPESQGVISGAVFLIILFCFIPFPFLNCFVEEQCKAFPHHEFVALIGALLAICCMIFLGFADDVLNLRWRHKLLLPTAASLPLLMVYFTNFGNTTVVVPKPFRPILGLHLDLGILYYAYMGLLAVFCTNAINILAGINGLEAGQSLVISASIIVFNLVELEGDYRDDHVFSLYFMIPFFFTTLGLLYHNWYPSRVFVGDTFCYFAGMTFAVVGILGHFSKTMLLFFMPQVFNFLYSLPQLLHIIPCPRHRMPRLNTKTGKLEMSYSKFKTNSLSFLGTFILKVAESLQLVTVHQNENEDGAFTECNNMTLINLVLKVFGPMHERNLTLLLLLLQILGSAVTFSIRYQLVRLFYDV, from the exons ATGTGGGCCTTCCCCGAGTTGCCGATGCCGCTGCTGGTGAATTTGTTCGGCTCGCTGCTGGGATTTGTGGCCACAGTCACCCTCATCCCCGCCTTCCGTAGCCACTTCATCGCCGCGCGCCTCTGTGGCCAGGACCTCAACAAAATCGGCCAGCAGCAAAT CCCAGAGTCCCAGGGAGTGATCAGCGGTGCTGTTTTCCTTATCATCCTCTTCTGCTtcatccctttccctttcctgaaCTGCTTTGTGGAGGAGCAGTGTAAAGCCTTCCCGCACCATGAA TTTGTGGCCCTGATAGGTGCGCTCCTTGCCATCTGCTGCATGATTTTCCTGGGCTTCGCGGACGATGTACTGAATCTGCGCTGGCGCCATAAGCTGCTGCTGCCTACAGCTGCCTCACTACCTCTTCTCATGGTCTATTTCACCAACTTTGGCAACACGACCGTGGTGGTGCCCAAGCCCTTCCGTCCGATTCTTGGCCTGCATCTGGACTTGG GGATCCTGTACTACGCCTACATGGGGCTGCTGGCCGTGTTCTGTACCAATGCCATCAATATCCTAGCAGGAATTAATGGCCTAGAGGCTGGCCAGTCGCTAGTCATTTCTGCTTCTATCATTGTCTTCAATCTGGTGGAGCTGGAAG GTGATTATCGGGATGATCATGTCTTTTCCCTCTACTTCATGATACCCTTTTTTTTCACCACTTTGGGATTGCTCTACCATAACTG GTACCCATCACGGGTGTTTGTGGGAGATACCTTCTGTTACTTTGCTGGCATGACCTTTGCCGTGGTGGGCATCTTGGGACACTTCAGCAAGACCATGCTACTCTTCTTCATGCCCCAGGTGTTCAACTTCCTCTACTCACTGCCTCAGCTCCTGCATATCATACCCTGCCCTCGCCACCGTATGCCCAG ACTCAATACCAAGACAGGCAAACTGGAGATGAGCTATTCCAAGTTCAAGACCAACAGCCTCTCTTTCTTGGGCACCTTTATTCTAAAG GTAGCAGAGAGTCTCCAGCTAGTGACCGTGCACCAGAATGAGAATGAGGACGGTGCCTTCACAGAGTGTAACAACATGACCCTCATCAACTTGGTACTTAAGGTCTTCGGGCCCATGCACGAGAGGAACctgaccctgctgctgctgctgctccag ATCCTCGGCAGTGCGGTCACCTTCTCCATTCGGTACCAGCTTGTCCGGCTCTTCTACGATGTCTGA
- the C2CD2L gene encoding phospholipid transfer protein C2CD2L isoform X2, which yields MDPGWGQQDVGWAALLILFAASLLTVFGWLLQYARGLWLARARGGRGPGPALAAEPAGSLRELGVWRSLLRLRPTRAGAPEEPGVRGLLASLFAFKSFRENWQRAWVRALNEQACRDGSSIQIAFEEVPQLPPRASISHVTCVDQSERTMVLHCQLSAEEVMFPVSVTQQSPAAVSMETYHVTLTLPPTQLEVSLEEIPDEGLLVSWAFTDRPDLSLTVLPKLQARERGEEEVELSTIEELIEDAIVSTQPAMMVNLRACSAPGGLVPSEKPPTVPQAQPAISRPIRLFLRQLRASHLGGDLEGTGELCCVAELDNPAQQKWTKPTSAGPDVEWTDDLALDLGPQSRELTLNVLRNSSSGDTELLGQVTLPVGSPSRPLSRRQVCPLTLGPGKALGPAATIAVELQYEEGSPRNLGTPAPSTPRPSITPTKKIELDRTIMPDGTIVTTVTTVQSRPRVEGKLDSPSRSPSKVEVTEKTTTVLSESSGPSSASHSSSRESHLSNGLDPVAETAIRQLTEPSGRAAKKTPTKRSTLIISGVSKVPIAQDELALSLGYAASLEASMQDDAGTSGGPSSPPPDPPAMSPGPLDPLSSPTSVQEADETTRSDISERPSVDDVESETGSTGALETRSLKDHKVSFLRSGTKLIFRRRPRQKEAGLSQSHDDLSNTTATPSVRKKAGSFSRRLIKRFSFKSKPKANGNPSPQL from the exons ATGGATCCGGGCTGGGGGCAGCAGGACGTGGGCTGGGCGGCCCTGCTGATCCTCTTCGCCGCCTCGCTGCTCACGGTCTTTGGCTGGCTGCTACAGTATGCCCGGGGCTTGTGGCTGGCACGGGCccgcgggggccgggggccgggacCCGCCTTAGCTGCCGAGCCCGCGGGCTCCCTTCGGGAGCTGGGCGTGTGGCGCTCGCTGCTGCGGCTGCGGCCGACTCGGGCTGGTGCCCCCGAGGAGCCAGGCGTCCGGGGCCTCCTGGCGTCGCTCTTCGCCTTCAAGTCTTTCCGAGAGAACTGGCAACGGGCTTGGGTGCGAGCGCTGAACGAGCAGGCCTGCAGGGACGGG AGTTCCATCCAAATCGCCTTTGAGGAGGTGCCCCAACTCCCACCCAGAGCCAGCATTAGTCATGTGACCTGCGTAGACCAATCAGAGCGCACCATG GTGCTGCATTGCCAGCTCTCTGCTGAGGAGGTGATGTTCCCAGTCTCCGTGACCCAGCAGTCCCCCGCTGCCGTCTCCATGGAGACCTACCACGTCACTCTGACACTGCCACCAACACAG TTGGAAGTCAGCCTGGAGGAAATCCCTGATGAGGGGCTGCTTGTGTCCTGGGCCTTCACTGATCGTCCAGATCTCAGCCTGACGGTGCTTCCCAAGCTGCAGGCCAGGGAG AGAGGCGAGGAGGAAGTAGAGCTCTCCACCATTGAGGAATTGATTGAGGATGCCATTGTCAGCACTCAGCCAGCCATGATGGTCAACCTCAGGGCTTGCTCTGCCCCTGGAGGCCTG GTACCCAGTGAGAAGCCACCCACGGTGCCCCAGGCACAGCCAGCCATCTCCAGACCTATCCGGTTATTCCTACGGCAGCTTCGAGCATCTCACCTGGGAGGTGATTTGGAAG GCACTGGGGAGCTATGCTGTGTAGCTGAGCTCGACAACCCTGCACAACAGAAGTGGACCAAGCCCACAAGTGCCGGTCCCGACGTGGAGTGGACTGACGACCTGGCACT GGATCTGGGCCCCCAGAGTCGGGAGCTGACCCTCAATGTGCTGAGGAACAGCAGCTCTGGAGACA CTGAACTCTTGGGCCAGGTCACGCTGCCTGTGGGCTCCCCTTCCAGACCGCTGTCCCGAAGACAGGTATGCCCGCTCACCCTAGGGCCGGGGAAAGCCCTGGGACCAGCGGCCACCATCGCAGTGGAG CTTCAGTATGAGGAGGGCTCCCCCCGGAACCTAGGTACACCTGCTCCCTCCACTCCACGCCCCAGCATCACTCCCACCAAGAAGATCGAGCTGGACCGGACCATCATGCCTGATGGCACCATCGTGACCACAGTCACCACCGTCCAGTCCCGGCCTCGTGTAGAAGGGAAACTAG aCTCCCCCTCCCGCTCCCCGTCCAAGGTGGAGGTGACCGAGAAGACTACGACTGTGCTGAGTGAGAGCAGCGGCCCCAGCAGTGCCTCCCACAGCAGCAGCC GGGAGAGCCACCTTTCCAACGGCTTGGACCCTGTAGCAGAGACAGCGATTCGCCAGCTGACGGAGCCCAGCGGGCGGGCAGCCAAAAAGACACCCACCAAGCGTAGCACTCTCATCATCTCTGGCGTTTCCAAG GTGCCCATCGCTCAGGACGAGTTGGCACTGTCTCTGGGCTATGCGGCATCCCTGGAGGCCTCAATGCAGGATGATGCAGGAACCAGTGGAggtccctcctcacctcccccagaCCCACCGGCCATGTCTCCAGGACCCCTAGAtcccctctccagccccacgAGCGTCCAGGAAGCAGATGAGACAACACGTTCGGACATTTCTGAGAGGCCATCTGTGGATGATGTTGAGTCAGAAACAGGGTCTACTGGCGCCCTGGAGACCCGCAGCCTCAAGGATCACAAAG TGAGCTTCCTGCGCAGTGGCACGAAGCTTATCTTCCGCCGGAGGCCTCGACAGAAGGAAGCTGGTCTGAGCCAATCACACGACGACCTCTCCAACACGACGGCCACACCCAGCGTCCGAAAGAAGGCTGGCAGCTTTTCTCGCCGCCTTATCAAGCGCTTTTCCTTCAAATCCAAACCCAAGGCCAATGgcaaccccagcccccagctctga
- the C2CD2L gene encoding phospholipid transfer protein C2CD2L isoform X1, with protein sequence MDPGWGQQDVGWAALLILFAASLLTVFGWLLQYARGLWLARARGGRGPGPALAAEPAGSLRELGVWRSLLRLRPTRAGAPEEPGVRGLLASLFAFKSFRENWQRAWVRALNEQACRDGSSIQIAFEEVPQLPPRASISHVTCVDQSERTMVLHCQLSAEEVMFPVSVTQQSPAAVSMETYHVTLTLPPTQLEVSLEEIPDEGLLVSWAFTDRPDLSLTVLPKLQARERGEEEVELSTIEELIEDAIVSTQPAMMVNLRACSAPGGLVPSEKPPTVPQAQPAISRPIRLFLRQLRASHLGGDLEGTGELCCVAELDNPAQQKWTKPTSAGPDVEWTDDLALDLGPQSRELTLNVLRNSSSGDTELLGQVTLPVGSPSRPLSRRQVCPLTLGPGKALGPAATIAVELQYEEGSPRNLGTPAPSTPRPSITPTKKIELDRTIMPDGTIVTTVTTVQSRPRVEGKLDSPSRSPSKVEVTEKTTTVLSESSGPSSASHSSSPGESHLSNGLDPVAETAIRQLTEPSGRAAKKTPTKRSTLIISGVSKVPIAQDELALSLGYAASLEASMQDDAGTSGGPSSPPPDPPAMSPGPLDPLSSPTSVQEADETTRSDISERPSVDDVESETGSTGALETRSLKDHKVSFLRSGTKLIFRRRPRQKEAGLSQSHDDLSNTTATPSVRKKAGSFSRRLIKRFSFKSKPKANGNPSPQL encoded by the exons ATGGATCCGGGCTGGGGGCAGCAGGACGTGGGCTGGGCGGCCCTGCTGATCCTCTTCGCCGCCTCGCTGCTCACGGTCTTTGGCTGGCTGCTACAGTATGCCCGGGGCTTGTGGCTGGCACGGGCccgcgggggccgggggccgggacCCGCCTTAGCTGCCGAGCCCGCGGGCTCCCTTCGGGAGCTGGGCGTGTGGCGCTCGCTGCTGCGGCTGCGGCCGACTCGGGCTGGTGCCCCCGAGGAGCCAGGCGTCCGGGGCCTCCTGGCGTCGCTCTTCGCCTTCAAGTCTTTCCGAGAGAACTGGCAACGGGCTTGGGTGCGAGCGCTGAACGAGCAGGCCTGCAGGGACGGG AGTTCCATCCAAATCGCCTTTGAGGAGGTGCCCCAACTCCCACCCAGAGCCAGCATTAGTCATGTGACCTGCGTAGACCAATCAGAGCGCACCATG GTGCTGCATTGCCAGCTCTCTGCTGAGGAGGTGATGTTCCCAGTCTCCGTGACCCAGCAGTCCCCCGCTGCCGTCTCCATGGAGACCTACCACGTCACTCTGACACTGCCACCAACACAG TTGGAAGTCAGCCTGGAGGAAATCCCTGATGAGGGGCTGCTTGTGTCCTGGGCCTTCACTGATCGTCCAGATCTCAGCCTGACGGTGCTTCCCAAGCTGCAGGCCAGGGAG AGAGGCGAGGAGGAAGTAGAGCTCTCCACCATTGAGGAATTGATTGAGGATGCCATTGTCAGCACTCAGCCAGCCATGATGGTCAACCTCAGGGCTTGCTCTGCCCCTGGAGGCCTG GTACCCAGTGAGAAGCCACCCACGGTGCCCCAGGCACAGCCAGCCATCTCCAGACCTATCCGGTTATTCCTACGGCAGCTTCGAGCATCTCACCTGGGAGGTGATTTGGAAG GCACTGGGGAGCTATGCTGTGTAGCTGAGCTCGACAACCCTGCACAACAGAAGTGGACCAAGCCCACAAGTGCCGGTCCCGACGTGGAGTGGACTGACGACCTGGCACT GGATCTGGGCCCCCAGAGTCGGGAGCTGACCCTCAATGTGCTGAGGAACAGCAGCTCTGGAGACA CTGAACTCTTGGGCCAGGTCACGCTGCCTGTGGGCTCCCCTTCCAGACCGCTGTCCCGAAGACAGGTATGCCCGCTCACCCTAGGGCCGGGGAAAGCCCTGGGACCAGCGGCCACCATCGCAGTGGAG CTTCAGTATGAGGAGGGCTCCCCCCGGAACCTAGGTACACCTGCTCCCTCCACTCCACGCCCCAGCATCACTCCCACCAAGAAGATCGAGCTGGACCGGACCATCATGCCTGATGGCACCATCGTGACCACAGTCACCACCGTCCAGTCCCGGCCTCGTGTAGAAGGGAAACTAG aCTCCCCCTCCCGCTCCCCGTCCAAGGTGGAGGTGACCGAGAAGACTACGACTGTGCTGAGTGAGAGCAGCGGCCCCAGCAGTGCCTCCCACAGCAGCAGCC CAGGGGAGAGCCACCTTTCCAACGGCTTGGACCCTGTAGCAGAGACAGCGATTCGCCAGCTGACGGAGCCCAGCGGGCGGGCAGCCAAAAAGACACCCACCAAGCGTAGCACTCTCATCATCTCTGGCGTTTCCAAG GTGCCCATCGCTCAGGACGAGTTGGCACTGTCTCTGGGCTATGCGGCATCCCTGGAGGCCTCAATGCAGGATGATGCAGGAACCAGTGGAggtccctcctcacctcccccagaCCCACCGGCCATGTCTCCAGGACCCCTAGAtcccctctccagccccacgAGCGTCCAGGAAGCAGATGAGACAACACGTTCGGACATTTCTGAGAGGCCATCTGTGGATGATGTTGAGTCAGAAACAGGGTCTACTGGCGCCCTGGAGACCCGCAGCCTCAAGGATCACAAAG TGAGCTTCCTGCGCAGTGGCACGAAGCTTATCTTCCGCCGGAGGCCTCGACAGAAGGAAGCTGGTCTGAGCCAATCACACGACGACCTCTCCAACACGACGGCCACACCCAGCGTCCGAAAGAAGGCTGGCAGCTTTTCTCGCCGCCTTATCAAGCGCTTTTCCTTCAAATCCAAACCCAAGGCCAATGgcaaccccagcccccagctctga